The following are from one region of the Salvia splendens isolate huo1 chromosome 2, SspV2, whole genome shotgun sequence genome:
- the LOC121790441 gene encoding probable ethylene response sensor 1, with translation MESCDCVESHWPADGVLVKYQYISDFLIAIAYFSIPLELIYFVQKSSFFPYRWVLIQFGAFIILCGATHLLNLWTFTLHSKTVALVMTIAKVSTAAVSCVTALMLVHIIPDLLSVKTRESFLKNKAEELDREMGLIIKQEETSRHVRMLTHEIRSTLDRHTILKTTLVELGRTLDLEECALWMPSQRGLSLRLSHTLTNLIPVRSTVPTSLPIVNEIFSRAEAIHIPHTCPLANIKPLHGGYMSPESVAVRVPLLDLSNFHIDNCPQLSAKSYAVMVLVLSGIRQWRDHELELVEVVVDQVAVALSHAVILEESMRSHDQLVQQNVALDLARQEAELAIHARNDFLAVMNHEMRMPMHAILSLCSVLLEAELGPDQRVMIETILKSGNVLETLINDVLDLSKLEDGSLHLESELFNLQAAFGEVVELIRPIASVKKVSLTLKIGLDLPVYATGDKKRLMQIILIVVSNAVKFTKEGYIAIEASVAKPENVRGSPPSTDIHFYMRVQVRDSGCGICPTDIPRLFTKFADPQNSPTRNRSCTGLGLPICKRFVNLMGGYVWVESDGLGHGTAVTFVVRLGKCEKANEAGCIVTSVGNATQNAFFNYDAGLSSHYVTRSLI, from the exons ATGGAGTCATGCGACTGCGTCGAGAGTCACTGGCCCGCGGATGGGGTCCTGGTGAAGTACCAATACATATCCGATTTCCTAATCGCGATCGCGTACTTCTCCATTCCCCTTGAGCTCATCTACTTTGTCCAGAAGTCTTCATTCTTCCCATACAGGTGGGTGCTGATACAGTTTGGTGCTTTCATCATTCTCTGTGGAGCAACTCATCTCCTCAATCTCTGGACATTCACCCTTCACTCGAAAACCGTTGCGCTTGTCATGACCATAGCGAAAGTCTCCACTGCTGCGGTGTCCTGTGTCACAGCGCTGATGCTCGTCCACATCATCCCGGACCTGCTCAGTGTGAAAACACGGGAGTCGTTTCTGAAAAACAAGGCCGAAGAGCTGGACAGAGAGATGGGACTTATCATAAAGCAGGAGGAGACGAGTAGGCACGTCCGGATGCTAACTCACGAGATCAGAAGCACGCTTGATCGACACACTATTCTGAAAACTACTCTTGTTGAGCTTGGGAGGACCTTGGATTTGGAAGAGTGTGCCCTGTGGATGCCGTCTCAACGAGGATTGAGCCTGCGGTTGTCCCACACTCTGACGAATCTGATACCGGTCAGATCCACTGTTCCCACGAGTCTTCCAATTGTCAACGAAATCTTTAGCCGGGCTGAGGCAATCCATATTCCTCACACATGCCCTTTGGCAAATATTAAGCCTCTCCATGGTGGATACATGTCTCCTGAATCTGTCGCAGTTCGTGTACCGCTCTTGGACCTCTCGAACTTCCACATCGACAACTGTCCTCAGCTGTCGGCTAAGAGCTACGCTGTGATGGTTCTTGTTCTTAGCGGAATCAGGCAATGGCGCGACCATGAGCTTGAGCTTGTAGAAGTCGTTGTTGATCAG GTGGCGGTAGCTCTGTCTCATGCTGTGATCCTGGAAGAGTCCATGAGGTCTCACGATCAGCTGGTGCAGCAGAACGTGGCGCTGGATTTAGCTCGCCAAGAGGCAGAGCTGGCTATCCATGCTAGGAATGACTTCCTTGCTGTAATGAACCACGAGATGAGGATGCCGATGCATGCTATCCTATCTCTATGTTCAGTACTCTTGGAAGCGGAGCTAGGTCCGGACCAAAGGGTCATGATCGAGACCATACTCAAGAGTGGCAACGTGCTGGAAACGCTCATCAATGACGTCTTGGACCTCTCAAAACTGGAAGATGGCAGCCTTCATTTAGAATCAGAGTTATTCAATCTTCAAGCAGCTTTTGGAGAG GTTGTGGAGTTGATAAGGCCTATTGCATCAGTGAAGAAAGTGTCACTAACTTTGAAAATAGGTCTTGACTTGCCCGTGTACGCTACCGGTGATAAGAAACGGCTGATGCAGATCATACTGATCGTGGTTAGTAACGCCGTTAAGTTCACAAAGGAAGGCTACATCGCCATTGAGGCATCCGTTGCAAAGCCGGAAAACGTTAGGGGCTCGCCACCTTCAACAGACATCCATTTTTACATGAGAGTGCAGGTTCGAGATTCCGGCTGTGGCATCTGCCCAACTGACATCCCACGTCTCTTCACCAAGTTCGCCGATCCCCAAAACTCACCCACCCGGAACCGATCCTGTACCGGTCTCGGCCTTCCAATTTGCAAAAG GTTTGTGAACTTGATGGGAGGCTACGTGTGGGTTGAAAGCGACGGGTTAGGGCACGGCACCGCTGTTACGTTCGTAGTCAGGCTTGGGAAATGCGAGAAAGCGAACGAAGCTGGCTGCATCGTTACATCCGTAGGCAACGCAACTCAGAACGCCTTCTTCAACTACGACGCCGGATTGAGCTCACATTACGTGACAAGAAGCCTTATTTAG
- the LOC121775106 gene encoding uncharacterized protein LOC121775106, producing the protein MRPQSCEEERKLQLQELEELSLESYESAMWYKEKTKLWHDKNLGVKELKVGQNVLLFQSKLKLMPGKLKSKWIGPFTIVGLRANGAVEIQGSAPNSIPFLVNGHRVKVFRDNSELCIVDEVPLRALPDIA; encoded by the coding sequence ATGCGACCCCAATCCtgcgaagaagaaagaaaattgcagctacaggagttggaagaattaagCCTTGAGTCTTATGAGTCTGcaatgtggtataaggagaagactaagctctggcatgacaaaaacctcGGGGTCAAGGAACTGAAAGTAGGGCAGAATGTCCTCCTGTTTCAATCCAAactcaagctgatgcctggaAAGCTAAAATCTAAATGGATCGGACCATTCACCATTGTGGGGCTTCGTGCGAAtggagcagttgaaatccagggaagtgcccCAAACTCTATACCCtttcttgtcaatggtcatcgggtgaaggtgtttagggataactcggagttGTGTATAGTGGatgaagtgccactacgcgcactgcctgatatcgcctaa